GGTGTGCGCCAGGTCGTCGTAGAGCCAGTAGTACTCCAGGCCCGGGCCCAGCGTCGGCAGCGCGTAGTAGGACAGCGTGCCCAGGGTCCACGCGAACCCCTGCGCCGTGACGAACCACCAGCCGTGGGAGATGTTGCGCGCCCACACCAGCCAGACCGTCACCAAGATCGCGACCATCGGGATGAACAGCAGGTAGAACGCGGAGAGGAAGTGCGCCACCACGGTGGTGCCGAGCAGGTCGTGCAGGACCGGCCCGGGCTCGTTGCCGAAGAACAGCGCCCGGTCCAGGAGGTGCAGCTCGCGGTCGTACATCCGGTCGCTGACCAGCGGCAGGAACGACTTGAGGTTGCGGTAGCAGACGTAGATCACGTAGAAGCCGACGATGCCGAGCATCACCAGCAGCAGCCGCTCGCGGGTCCAGTGGCTGCGCAGCCGCTCGCGGCCGATCTCGATCGCCCGCCGCGGGTGGCCCCCGGAGCCCCACAGCGACCGCGGCACCAGGTCCAGGGCGAGGGCGCCGAAGCAGAGGATCGGCAGTCGCAGCCAGGACGGCCCGAGGAAACTGCTCTCGGGGTCGATCAGCCGCTTGTCGAGCACCTCGGCGGTGATGATCGCCCACAGGCCGATCGCGAGCGACGTCGCGACGAGGGCGGAGTAGGCGCGGCGGTACACGGCGGTCAGTCTAGGGGTGGGGGTTCACCTCGACCGGCGTCCGCTCATCCCTCGCCCAGGACTGCGAGCCGGGTCACGTCGACCGCGAGGGTCACGTCCTCCCCCGGGGCGGTACGCCGGTCCAGCGACGTCACCGCGTCGACCACGCCCACTCCGGCCACGTCGACCTCGAGCCGCTGCTGCTCGGGGGTCGACCGCAGCGACACCACCCGCCCCGTGAGGGCACCGGCGTCGTCCACCCGCAGCGCCGAGCGTCGTACGGCGACCGCGGCCGCCCCCGGGGCGCCGGCCGCGGCCAGGACGGCCGCGGCGGCCGGCCCGCGCAGCACCCGCGCGTAGCCGAGGAACAGCGCGGTCCCCGCGTCCACCGGGGAGCGCCAGACCTCGTCGATCGGCCCCTCCTGGACCAGCAGCCCGTCGCGCATCACCGCGAGCCGGTCGGCGACCGTGAAGGCCTCCTCGTGGTCGTGGGTCACCATCACCGCGGTGCTCCCGGAACGCACCAGGATGTCGCGCAGATCGGTCGCGAGCCGCCGCCGCAGACCGGCGTCGAGCGCCGAGAGCGGCTCGTCGAGCAGCAGCAGCCGCGGCTGGTGGGCCAGGCTGCGGGCCAGGGCGACCCGCTGCCGCTCGCCGCCGGACAGGGTGCGTGGCAGCCGGTCTGCGTACCCGTCGAGGCCGACGAGCGCGAGCAGCTCCTCCACGCGGCGCCGCTCCTCGGCCCGGCCCGCACGGCGCAGCCGCAGTGCGTAGCCGACGTTGCGTGCGACCGTGAGGTGGTCGAAGAGCTGGCCGTCCTGGAACATCAGCGCGAAGCCGCGGCGGTGCGTCGGCAGCCGGGAGACGTCCTCGCCGTCCCACGCCACCTCGCCGACGGCCTGCTCGAGGCCGGCCACCCCGCGCAGCAGCGTCGACTTCCCGCACCCCGACGGCCCGAGGACCGCGAGCACCTGCCCGTCGGGCACCTCGAGGGAGACCCCCCGCACCGCGGGCACGTCGTCGTAGGCGACCGACAGGTCGCGGATGGTCAGGGTCATGCCGCCCTCCTCCGTCGTGGGGTCTCGTGGCCGCTCACAGGGCACCCACCGAGGGGACCCGGAGCCGCTCGACCAGCAGCATCACCAGGGCGGTGGTGCCGGCGAGCACCACGGAGGCGGCCATCGCCATCTCGTCGTTGAGCGGGCCGGGCCGGCCGATGAGGCGGAAGATCACGACGGGCAGCGTCGGGTCGTCGGGGCGGGCCAGGAACGACGTGGCGCCGAACTCCCCCAGCGAGACCGCGAACGCGAATCCTCCCGCCGCCAGCAGCGGCCGCCAGGCGACCGGC
This genomic window from Nocardioides marinus contains:
- a CDS encoding phosphatase PAP2 family protein, with product MYRRAYSALVATSLAIGLWAIITAEVLDKRLIDPESSFLGPSWLRLPILCFGALALDLVPRSLWGSGGHPRRAIEIGRERLRSHWTRERLLLVMLGIVGFYVIYVCYRNLKSFLPLVSDRMYDRELHLLDRALFFGNEPGPVLHDLLGTTVVAHFLSAFYLLFIPMVAILVTVWLVWARNISHGWWFVTAQGFAWTLGTLSYYALPTLGPGLEYYWLYDDLAHTGTTDLMNALVNARQNFRFGDGQAQTVAGFASLHTGISLLWALMVQFTVQSRLLKIVFWVNFGLTVVATLYFGWHYIADDIAGITIAFVSFYVAGLATGQKFDHGGLASHPTTTTSKVPVSRD
- a CDS encoding ABC transporter ATP-binding protein, which produces MTLTIRDLSVAYDDVPAVRGVSLEVPDGQVLAVLGPSGCGKSTLLRGVAGLEQAVGEVAWDGEDVSRLPTHRRGFALMFQDGQLFDHLTVARNVGYALRLRRAGRAEERRRVEELLALVGLDGYADRLPRTLSGGERQRVALARSLAHQPRLLLLDEPLSALDAGLRRRLATDLRDILVRSGSTAVMVTHDHEEAFTVADRLAVMRDGLLVQEGPIDEVWRSPVDAGTALFLGYARVLRGPAAAAVLAAAGAPGAAAVAVRRSALRVDDAGALTGRVVSLRSTPEQQRLEVDVAGVGVVDAVTSLDRRTAPGEDVTLAVDVTRLAVLGEG